A segment of the Echinicola strongylocentroti genome:
GTTAAACGGCTGATTTTGAAGCAGTTTCAGGTCGCAACAGATAGGCTAATGCATATTCCGGGTTTAAACCCAGATTTGCAGTTCCCTTGAGCCATGGAGCGGTTATGAACAGTGTGGCAACCTTTTAGGGTTGCTTTCACGTATTAATAACTAAAACCTTCTTACTTATGGCTTTTGAGATTGATCCGCAGACCATCAGAGATCTGGAACTTTTCAATGAAAAACCTGATGGCAAAAGCATCTTTTCCTTTTTTAACCGTACCCAGACTTTTGGCGGGAAACTCCAACTCAAAGGCCTGATGCAATCTCCTTTGGACAATATAGAGGAACTTCAGGCGCGTAAAAGCATCATTGGTTTTTTTATGGAAAAAGAATTTCCCCTTTCTATCAATTCCAGTCAAATGGACTTTATCGATCACTACTTCCGCGTCAACAAAACCGTCCTGAAACATAATGCACTTGATGGTTATTTCCAGAGGAAATTTATCAGACAAAACAACAAAAATGACCAATACCTGATCGAAACAGGCATAGAGAAAATGATCTTTTTATTGATTGCCTTGACTGATGCTTTAGGAAAAATCCCTAAGGTAAAAGTTCCTGTAAGCCTACGTCAGTACTTCTCCCTGATCCAAAGCTATCTGGACAAACCCGCCATCAAGACAATGCTGAAGGAGCTTGGACCAAAGCCCCGCAAAATCCAACATTACCGCTACGATTACCTTTTTAGGGACAAATACCAACTCGAAACACAAGACTTGGTCAAAACGGTATACCTCTTCGATGCGTTTAATGCCGTCGCCAAAACGGCAAAAAATCACCAGCTATGCTTAGCGGACTATTCGGAGTCTTCCGAGCCGCAGCTGACCATCACCCAACTATTTCACCCATTCTTAGAAAAACCAGTAAGGAATTCGATCAGTACGAAGTCGCATCAAAACATTTGTTTCCTAACCGGCCCCAATATGGCCGGAAAATCCACCTTTTTAAAATCCGTGGGCCTGGCTATTTACCTTGCGCACCTTGGCTTTCCGGTTCCGGCGACCAGCATGAAAACGCCTATTTACAAAGGGCTTACCACTACGATCAATTTACCGGACGATATGGGACTAGGCTACAGTCACTTTTATTCAGAAGTAAACCGGATCAAAGATGTCGCTCTTCATATTCAGCAAAAGAAGCAAGTTTTTGTGATTTTCGATGAGCTCTTCCGAGGTACCAACGTAAAAGATGCCTATGAAGCTTCTCTGGCAGTCCTGGAGGCATTTTCATGCATCAAGGGCAGTACATTTTTCATTTCGTCCCATATATTGGAAGTCGCCGAAAAGCTTCACACAAATCAAAATATCCTGTTCAGGTACTTTGACGCCGGCCTGAAGGATCAAAATCTCCATTATACCTATCGCCTATGCGAAGGAATCTCCCACGAGCGCCTAGGGATGTACATCTTACAGAGAGAAAATGTTATCGATATCCTTCAATCTTTGAAATAAGCGGCAGAAATGGCTGGACAGGTGACTTCTGCCATTCTTATTGGCCCCATTGACTTCATCAATTTAATTGGTTAAATTACGTATCACCTATAAGCAAAAGAATGGCTTTTAACACGCTTTTGGCAAATCGTATAGAAAATTTACTCTCCCGGACAGACCAGTCTTTCAAAACTAAAAAGATGATGGGAGGCATATGTTTTATGGTCAATGACAAAATGTGCATTGGTGTGCACGAAGACCGTATCATGGCCAGAGTAGGGCCAGACCATTATGAAGAGGCGCTCCAGCAAGCCGGATCCATGGAAATGAATTTTACGGGAAAGAGTATGAAGGGGTATGTTTTTGTAGATGGAAATGTTGTAGACACGGAACCGCAATTGGAATATTGGGTAGAGAAGTGCCTTCTATTTAATCCAATAGCTAAATCCAGCAAAAGAAAGAAAAAGTAAATTTTTTGGCTAGTTTTGGGCCATGACCAGACACCGCCCTATTCTACTGATCATCGTCATCGCCCAGTTTTGCTGTACTTCTCTTTGGTTTGCCAGTAATGCAGTGATGGAAGGCTTGTTGGCAGATTTTGGCTTGGAGCTAACTGCCTTGGGGCACCTCACTTCTGCCGTTCAGCTTGGGTTTATTGTTGGTACGCTGATATTTGCCCTGTTATCCGTAGCGGATAGATACGCTCCATCTACTGTGTTTTTTATTTGTGCCTTGGCTGGAAGTATTTTTAATCTCGGAGTATTATGGAACGGCAACACTCTGGCCACGCTCATTGCGTTCAGAAGCCTGACCGGTTTCTGCTTAGCGGGCATATACCCAGTGGGCATGAAAATAGCAGCAGACCACTTCGAAAAAGGACTAGGGAAGTCCCTAGGATATTTGGTTGGAGCGCTGGTTCTTGGCACAGCTTTTCCTCATTTTCTGAAGGCATTTACTGGTGCCCTACCTTGGAAAATGATCATCATCTTTACTTCCATCCTAGCTACACTGGGAGGTTTTGCCTTGTTCCTTTTGGTGCCCAATGGCCCATACAGAAAGGCGGCGGCCAAACTCGATTTATCCGCTAGTTTACATATTTTTCGAAAAACGGGGTTCCGGGCAGCTGCTTACGGTTACTTTGGGCACATGTGGGAGTTATATACCTTTTGGGCTTTTGTTCCTGCTATGCTCAGCGCCTATTCTACCTTACATGGACTACCTTCATTTGACGTTGCATTATGGGCATTTCTGATCATTGGCGTTGGGGGTATTGGCTGTGTATTTAGCGGGCTGCTCTCCGTATCGTGGGGCAGCAAGCGCATCGCGTCCATGGCGCTTACCGCATCTGGTTGCTGCTGCTTGATCTCTCCATTGATGTTTATGTTGGATATTCCGGCGTTGTTTTTATCATTTTTGCTTTTTTGGGGCGTCGCCGTCATTGCCGATAGCCCTTTGTTCTCCACTTTGATAGCCCAGCATGCTCCTGCCCATATCAAAGGCACTGCCCTTACGCTGGTCAATTGTATAGGATATGCCATCACGATTTTTAGCATTCAGTTGATCAATGTATTGATGATAGATTTGGACATTCAATATGTATTCATTTTCCTGGCCATTGGGCCTGTTTTGGGGTTAATTGGATTGTCCCGAAATCAATACCGTTCAGTTAAGAAATAATTAAGAGAATATCACCTTGACATCAACAAATTTGCCCAATTCAACATTAACGAAAACTAGCGCCCCAACCAATAGTATTCGCTGGTCCTCCACTGTCCGTGAGACAAATCGTCTTCTATCTCAACAGGTAAATAGTGAGCATTAATAGCAAAAAAATGCTTTCAAAAATCACATCCTGCACTATTTTTTACTAAACAATAATAATCCATTTCCATTTAAGAAAAATCTTTCCCTTTATTAAGTGTTTTATAATTTATCAATGAACAATTGATTTTTTAACAAGTTGGAAATTAACATTAGCGTAATGCATTAATAAATTTTATATAAAATGTATTTCTATTTAATTTAAAAAATATATACATTGGTATCAGTTCATTGAAAACTTATGCTAATTTTTTCCAAATCGAGCATTCTGTACTCATTAATTTGGGGAAAATCACCAGCTATAATAGTAATCACCAATTATAATCTTTATCGCAAAACGGTTCATCAATTTCTTGATGATTTCAACACTCATTAAATACTATTTTACCCTTAACAAAACTTTATGAACGCTAAAACTTTACCATTACTCAAACCAGTAGCGGCTTTAGCTTTGGTCGGTTGTTTCCTACAACCGATTGCAACTAAAGGTGCCCTTGCTGGAGAGATGACAGGGGAATCTCCCCTAAGCGCAATTAGCATGGCAGAAGGGACAGTCACTGGTACTGTCACCAGTAGTGAAGACGGAAACCCAATCCCAGGAGTAAGCATTACTATCGTGGGGACCTCCAAAGGAACCATTACGGACCTTGACGGAAACTACAGCATTGTGGCGCAAGAGGGACAGACACTGAAGTATTCCTATTTAGGATATACCGTTCAGACCATTACTGTGGGAAGCCAGACCTCTATCGATGTGGTGCTGGAGCAAGACACAGAGGAGCTTAATGAAGTGGTCGTAACAGCCTTCGGTATTGAAAAGGACAAAAAATCCCTCGGATACGCCGTCCAAAAAGTAGACGGAGAGGACATTACTACCGTAAAAGCTTCTCCCAGTGCAATATCCAATCTGAAAGGACGTGTGGCTGGGGTCAATATCACCGAGTCCGGATCAGGACCTGGAGCAGGTGTTCGTGTGATTATTCGGGGTAACAATTCCCTTACCCAAAGCAATCAGCCTCTCTATGTAGTGGACGGTATCCCCATGGATAACTCCAGTACTAACCAAGGTGGAGACATGTACTCCAGTGTCAATACCGGCTCGGGTATTTCTGACCTCAACCCAGATGATATCGAATCCATGACCGTGTTAAAAGGCCCTAATGCGGCTGCATTGTACGGTTCCAGAGCTGCCAATGGTGTGATCATGATCACTACCAAAAAGGGTAAGGCCAGAAAAGGAATAGGTGTGGACTTCTCCAGTAGTGCTGTTTTCTCCAATCCTATGCTCTTACCGGAATTTCAAAACGAATATGGACAGGGAACACAAGGTCGGACACCAACCGATTATGCAGAACTGCGTACCACTGGAGGTTCTTGGGGTGGCAAGCTTGATGGAAGCGACCAGCTCTACTGGGATGGCACCACCAAACCTTACTCCGCACAGCCGGACAACGTGGAGAACTTCTTTAACACTGGCGGTAACTTCGTCAATACTATTGCCCTGACAGGGGGAACGGAGAAGGTAACAGCTAGATTCTCCTATACCAATACCTATAACGAGGCAATGGTGGAAAATTCTTTTCTGAAAAGGGATAACTTTAACCTAAGAGCAACTGCCAAACTTTCTAGTAAATTATCTCTGGATGCCAAAGCCACCTACACTAGTCAATTTACCAGAAACAGAATACAACAAGGATCCCAGGGTCTTTTAGGCGGTGTGTTCAGTATGCCTAGGAATGCCATTATGGACGACTTCCGTGATTACCGCGACGAAGAAACTGGATTGGTACGTAACTATGGAGAAAATGCCAGCAATCCTTACTGGACACTTAACTATGACAAAGCAGAGGACACTCGAAACAGGTTTATTGGATTTGCCAAAGTACAATACCAGTTTACCGATTGGCTCTCTGCCCACGCTAGGGTAGGTACTGACTGGACGGACATTCGCTTTGAAAGTGCCACGCAGCCTGGGCATTGGTTTTATCCTGACGGACGTGTCGGCTTCTCCAATAACCGCTACCAAGAAACCAACGCTGATTTCTTGTTCATGATCGATAAAAACATCACCGAAAAACTAAGAGTGACAGCCAATATAGGTGGTAACCACTTGAAACAGCTTTCACAAGGAATGAGCCTCAATGGCCAGAACCTCAGAATCCCTACCAAAACAACCATAGGTAGTGCTGATCAAGTGAACTACAGTGCCAGCGTACCCACGGAGCGCGTGACCAATTCGCTCTATGCTTCTGCATCTTTTGATTATGCTGGATTGGTTTT
Coding sequences within it:
- a CDS encoding TfoX/Sxy family protein gives rise to the protein MAFNTLLANRIENLLSRTDQSFKTKKMMGGICFMVNDKMCIGVHEDRIMARVGPDHYEEALQQAGSMEMNFTGKSMKGYVFVDGNVVDTEPQLEYWVEKCLLFNPIAKSSKRKKK
- a CDS encoding SusC/RagA family TonB-linked outer membrane protein — its product is MNAKTLPLLKPVAALALVGCFLQPIATKGALAGEMTGESPLSAISMAEGTVTGTVTSSEDGNPIPGVSITIVGTSKGTITDLDGNYSIVAQEGQTLKYSYLGYTVQTITVGSQTSIDVVLEQDTEELNEVVVTAFGIEKDKKSLGYAVQKVDGEDITTVKASPSAISNLKGRVAGVNITESGSGPGAGVRVIIRGNNSLTQSNQPLYVVDGIPMDNSSTNQGGDMYSSVNTGSGISDLNPDDIESMTVLKGPNAAALYGSRAANGVIMITTKKGKARKGIGVDFSSSAVFSNPMLLPEFQNEYGQGTQGRTPTDYAELRTTGGSWGGKLDGSDQLYWDGTTKPYSAQPDNVENFFNTGGNFVNTIALTGGTEKVTARFSYTNTYNEAMVENSFLKRDNFNLRATAKLSSKLSLDAKATYTSQFTRNRIQQGSQGLLGGVFSMPRNAIMDDFRDYRDEETGLVRNYGENASNPYWTLNYDKAEDTRNRFIGFAKVQYQFTDWLSAHARVGTDWTDIRFESATQPGHWFYPDGRVGFSNNRYQETNADFLFMIDKNITEKLRVTANIGGNHLKQLSQGMSLNGQNLRIPTKTTIGSADQVNYSASVPTERVTNSLYASASFDYAGLVFLDITGRNDWTSTLPSDNWSYFYPSVNLAVMVSEFIDPDQTLMDYLKIRGSWASVGKDASAWSLQNSYNLKNKNNSYLGITTLTVPSVWYDQNLSPEFTKTYEVGLDGSFFKNRLYFDFAYYDISSTDLIDIVETDNLAVNPLGRAEVHTNVGEITNKGVEVMLGGTPVENERFTWNTNINFSHNRNELKEFLPDAINRQWNVNNSGSAETRATVGAGYGEIWATDIMTDPETGDWILTASGMPQATAQRVKVGDFQPDYILGFNNSFSYKDFTLKFLIDGRFGGEMYAATQSAMDGAGISTKTLQYREEGIIVDGKIENEDGTFTDNTQSITAQQYWGAMSGIGSNYIMDQTNVRLRELSLTYRLPTAFLGNSVVRSASISFIGRNLFFLYKGFDGGFDPEATLGTSNAGQGYLYYAMPTARSLGFNLNVKF
- a CDS encoding MFS transporter — encoded protein: MTRHRPILLIIVIAQFCCTSLWFASNAVMEGLLADFGLELTALGHLTSAVQLGFIVGTLIFALLSVADRYAPSTVFFICALAGSIFNLGVLWNGNTLATLIAFRSLTGFCLAGIYPVGMKIAADHFEKGLGKSLGYLVGALVLGTAFPHFLKAFTGALPWKMIIIFTSILATLGGFALFLLVPNGPYRKAAAKLDLSASLHIFRKTGFRAAAYGYFGHMWELYTFWAFVPAMLSAYSTLHGLPSFDVALWAFLIIGVGGIGCVFSGLLSVSWGSKRIASMALTASGCCCLISPLMFMLDIPALFLSFLLFWGVAVIADSPLFSTLIAQHAPAHIKGTALTLVNCIGYAITIFSIQLINVLMIDLDIQYVFIFLAIGPVLGLIGLSRNQYRSVKK
- a CDS encoding MutS-related protein encodes the protein MAFEIDPQTIRDLELFNEKPDGKSIFSFFNRTQTFGGKLQLKGLMQSPLDNIEELQARKSIIGFFMEKEFPLSINSSQMDFIDHYFRVNKTVLKHNALDGYFQRKFIRQNNKNDQYLIETGIEKMIFLLIALTDALGKIPKVKVPVSLRQYFSLIQSYLDKPAIKTMLKELGPKPRKIQHYRYDYLFRDKYQLETQDLVKTVYLFDAFNAVAKTAKNHQLCLADYSESSEPQLTITQLFHPFLEKPVRNSISTKSHQNICFLTGPNMAGKSTFLKSVGLAIYLAHLGFPVPATSMKTPIYKGLTTTINLPDDMGLGYSHFYSEVNRIKDVALHIQQKKQVFVIFDELFRGTNVKDAYEASLAVLEAFSCIKGSTFFISSHILEVAEKLHTNQNILFRYFDAGLKDQNLHYTYRLCEGISHERLGMYILQRENVIDILQSLK